The Nitrosospira multiformis ATCC 25196 region ATTGTTTACGGTAATCGCTACCCTTGTAGTCAGTTTGCTATTGCCTAAACAATATACCGCTGGTACAGCTGTAGTGGTTGACATTAAATCGCCCGATCCGGTAGCGGGGATGGTATTGCCCGGTTTGACGTCACCTACTTACATGGCTACCCAGGTCGACGTGATCAATAGCGACCGTGTAGCAGAGCGTGTCGTAAAAATGCTGCGCCTGGATGAAAGCCCTGTCGTAAAGGAGCAGTGGGAGGAGGACGGAAGCAAGGGTGAGCTTACCACCTGGCTGGCCAACTTGCTGAAAAGAAAGCTTGATGTCAAACCTTCCCGGGAAAGCAACGTAATCTACATTGAGTATACCGGGAATGATCCCAATTTTGCCGCCGCTGTTGCAAACGCTTTCGCTCAAGCTTATATCGACGTGAATCTGGATTTGAAGGTCGCCCCTGCCCGCCAGTATGCCCACTGGTTCAAAGGACAAACTGCCGCTGCCAGGGATGAGCTAGAGCGAGCCAAAGCTGCACTTTCCGCGTATCAACAGGAAACCGGTCTCGTCGCTACCGAGGAACGTCTGGATTACGAAGTAGCCAAGCTCAATGAACTTTCAAGTCAACTTACTCTTATCCAAGCCCAGACATCGGACAGTAGCAGTAAACGGAAAGCCGCTGAAGATCCGGACACTTTAGCTGAGGTCATACAGAGCCCGCTAATAAATAGCCTCAAATCGGATATTGCGCGCCTCGACGCAAAGCTTCAGGAAAGCAGCGCCTATCTGGGACCAAATCATCCACAAACCAAACGCACTCAATCTGAACTCGCGTCTCTCAGAGGCAAGCTATCCGCTGAAACACGCAAGATTCATAGCAGTATCGGCACTTCATATGAAGTGGGGAAGCGAAAGGAGCAAGAGTTGCTCGAGGCGATGGAAAGGCAGAAGGGGCGCGTGTTGGAGCTTAACAGACAGCGTGATCAGATGAGTGTTCTTCAAGGGGATGTGGAAGCTGCGCAACGCAATTTCGAAGGCATAAGCCAGCGTAGTGCCCTCACCCGTCTGGAAAGCCTTTCCGTTCAGACTAACATAACCCCGTTGAACCCTGCTTCAGTCCCGAGTGAGCCGTCAAGCCCTAAATTGCTGCTCAATACATTGATCTCCATCTTTCTAGGTACGCTGTTGGGTGTGAGCGCCGCTCTGGTTATGGAATTGATGAATCGACGCGTGCGTTCTGTAGAGGACATCGTGGAAGCCATAGAGATTCCGGTGCTGGCGGTAATGTCCGGCCCGTCTCGCAACAAGCTTTCGAGTCGTCTTCCCAAATTACCCAACCCGGAAACCAGTTAATACTCAAACGGAGCTACATCATGAATCCCGTAAGCGCCAGTTTGCCTGCCATCAAGCGGAGTCAGAATTCCAATTCCCGCGAGTCGTTCTTTGCTGGCCGAACTCAAATCATTGGAAATAGCAGTTCGATCGGAGCTATTCTCGTCAATGCGGGAAGGCTATCCGAGGAGAATGTGACCCGCATACTGGAAGCGCAAGTACAGCAGCAAAACCACTTTGGTGAAGCGGCCATATGCCTCGGCTTGCTCACGGAAGACGATGTGCGCTTTGCTCTTTCGCGCCAGTTTAACAATCTCTATCTGCCAGCAGGGGACAGCAGCCTCAGTCATCATTTAATTGCGGCTTACAAACCGTTCAGTCCTGTCGTCGAACACCTGCGAAGCCTACGCAGCCAGCTCATGCTGCGCTGGTTCGAGCCGGATACTGACCGGAACGTGCTTGCCATTGTCAGCCCAGGGCTGGGAGAAGGTCGAAGCTTCATAGCTGCCAATCTTGCCATCGTTTTTTCGCAGCTTGGCAAAAGTACATTGCTCATCGATGCAAATCTTCGGGCGCCCCGGCAGCAGGAATTCTTTAAAGTGAATACAGGTGGGGGCTTATCCAGCTACCTTGCAGGCCGTGCTGGTTTGGAGAGCATTGTCAGAATTCCTTCATTGCTTGGACTTTCTGTCCTGCCCGCGGGTGCAGTACCGCCAAATCCGCAAGAACTTATCGGTCGACCCGTTTTCGCGGATTTGCTGCAATCGGTTGGCTGCGAGTTTGATGTCGTTATCGTGGATACCCCCTCAGCAAGCGAATACGGGGAAGCGCAAATCATCGCAACCGAGGCCTCTGCTGCCTTGATTGTCCTTCGAAAGAATCATACCTCTCTATCACGCACCGTGGATCTTGCGCGACGTTTCCAGCAGACGGGCGCTGCGGTAGTAGGTTCTGTGCTGAATGATTTTTGAACAATAAAGGCGGTATGGATTTAGGGTAATACCCCATGGATGGTTCGCGTGATCGAAATTCCACGAACATCAGGCGCTAAACGAAAGGGATGGCATATATCTTATATTTTCTTCATTTTCTTGATTCGCTTGGGAAAACAGAGAGGAGGGCTATTGGCCCAGTTGGGAAGGCCGTATTAATTCCGGCGCCGCCACTCTGCCCGGAGCAGGGCAATACCGATAAGGCTACCTGTCACATCAGCGGCAAAATCATCCCACCCCGGCTTGCGGCCGGGCAGATACATCTGGTGACATTCATCAAACAAGCCGATCAGCGTTGCCCCGAGAAATGCGAGGCCCACCCGTCGCCAGCCAGGGATGCCGCTTGCTGCCCCTCCTATAGCCCCAGTAAGCACGGCGAAAATAACAGCGTGGACCAGCTTATCCCAAGGACTGGGTACCAGGTTTACGGCAACAGGGTGCGCTCCACCGGCAAATAGACCCGTCAGAATTCCCAGCACGAGCAACATGGAGGCAGTGCGAAGGTAGCGAGATGACAGATATTGTGAAAACAAAATGATTATAAATTCCTCAATTATCTTCAATAGAAAAAACCCGCCAGCGGAACCCCGCAATCTCATGCTCATCTGGCTACCTATCATTGCCGGGTTAATCGTACTTTATTTACCAAGTCTGGTCGATCTTTTTCGCGGCGTCTGGTCCACAGATCAGCAAGCTCATGGTCCGATTGTGCTGAGTATCGCCTGTTGGCTTATCTACCGGAAGTGGCCGGAAATGTGGCATCAGAGCGAGTCGGAGCCTTCAGCTCCGGCTGCAGGCTGGCCCATCTTTATTTTTGGCCTGATCCTCTATGTGATCGGGCGCTCCCAGGAAATCCTGCTGTTCGAAATCGGCTCGGTAATCTGGCTGCTTGCCGCCATTGTTTTGCTTATGCGCGGCTCCCGCGCGCTCAAGGTGCAATGGTTTCCGCTCTTTTTCATGTTGTTCATGATTCCTCTCCCCTCCGCCTTCGTCGATGCTCTGACAATGCCGATGAAAATGGCAGTTTCATATGTGGCGGAAACCATTCTTTTCTGGTTCAACTACCCCATCGCGCGTACCGGAGTGATCCTGCAAATCGGGCAATACAAGCTGCTGGTAGCAGATGCGTGTGCAGGCCTTCATACTCTCTTTACGCTCGAGGCGCTCGGCCTGCTCTATCTTAATCTGGTTCGTCACGACTCGTTATTCAGAAACGTCGCATTGGCTATCTTCATTGTCCCGATATCCTTCACCGCCAACGTTATACGGGTAATGGTACTGACACTGATTACCTACCATTTCGGCGATGAGGCGGGGCAAGGCTTCCTGCACGGCTTCGCCGGCATGGTGCTGTTCCTCAGTGCCCTCCTGCTGATCATTGGGGTCGATTCACTATTACAAATGGCAGTCAGGTTGCGTGTTAGAAGCAACGCGCTTGGCGACGCATGATGATGAATCCCTGGCTAAGAAACTGCTTACTTCTAGTACTCATGCTCGCTGCCTCAGGCCTCGCGCTTGCATTGAAGCCTACCCAAAAAATCGCCGACCAGGGTCCGGCAGTCGACCTCGAAAAAATAATACCGAAGGAATTCGGAGACTGGAGGGAAGAGCAGCACAACTTCATACAAATGGTCGATCCCCAGCAAAAGGAGCTGATCGAACGTATCTACACCCAGACATTGAGCCGTACGTACGCGAATTCCAACGGCTATCGCATCATGCTGGCAATAGCCTATGGTGACGATCAAAGAGATTCCATGCAAACACACTATCCGGAGGTGTGTTATCCGGCACAAGGTTTTGAACTGATATCGAGAGAGAAAGGAAGCGTTGTCTCGCCAACGGGTTCGATTCCAGTTGTGCAGCTCGTAACCTCGCTGGAAAAACACAGGATTGAACCTGTCACGTATTGGGTAATGATAGGCGACATGCCAATAGTCCAGGGCTGGAAAAAGAAGCTGGCGGAGATGCAATATGGCTTGAGGGGGCTGATTCCCGATGGACTGCTTTTTCGGGTTTCATCCATTGATGAAGATAACCGGCACGCATTTGAAATGCACCAGGCATTCATAAACGATATCCTGGCCGCAATGCCGGTAATACAACGAAAGCGATTTTCAGGAACGTGATGACGCAGGGGTTAGCAGCTTTTTTCTGGTCATCTTCCGGGGCTGTTTGAAACAGCGGATATGAGTTTAGCAGTCAAGAGCTTAAGCGCGGTCAAGAGTAGCTACGCCGGAACGATCATTCGGATCGGCGCGCAGTTTGGTGCTCAGATTTTAATCATGCGTCAACTCGATCCAGAATTAGTCGGCGCATTCGGATATGTGCTGTTGCTCCATGGTATCTTGGCCTTGATTATCGACCAAGGTTATGGATGGTCTCTAATACAAGGACACTTTAACGACAAGCGCGAAATCGCCATTGTTTTTTCCAGAATCATGCTTTTATCATTTATTGGCATGCTCTGTGTTTTCGCAATTTCTTACCCTGCCGCGGATTATCTGGAGAATGAGCTTGTCGGATCTATGTTCAGATATTCGGCCCCATCGTGTCTCTTCATAGGATTCTTCAGTATCTCACAGGCTGCATTGAGAGCAGAGCTCAGGTTTCGGGAGATTCAAATAGCAACTACCGGCGCGTACCTGATCGCGTATCCCATTGTAGGGGTCACGATGGCTCTAGGCGGGTTCGGGGTTTGGTCTCTGGTAGCTGCATGGTATGTACATTATATTCTCCAGGTTGTTATTGGTCACTATTACAGCCCTCATTCTCTAAAGCTTGCAAATCCTTTCCTGCCAACCAAGAGTGGCCCGATGGGTCGTCAGGTGGCTGGAATCAATGTTTTGAACTGGGCTGTAGACAATACCGGAGGCGTGTTCATCGGAGGCCTGGGCGCCTCCGCATTAGGGAATTTCAATGCCGCCATGATGCTGGCGCGCACTCCTGCACTTCATGCAGTCCAAACATTGCAATCGATCCTCTTTTCCACCGCTTCTGCAATCGGTGCTGATCAGCAACGAATAAAGCGCCTTTACCTAGCCGTGCTGGCGGCAGTCAGTTTTATCGTTTTTCCGACATATGGATACACCTTCACACATGCAGAGTTAGTGATCAAGATAGTGTTCGGGAGTAAATGGCTTGATGCCGCAGATATTTTTTCCGCTCTATCCATAGGAATGATTGCATTCTCGTTGAGTTTGCTTTCAGGGGCGATTCTTACCGCAACCGGGGATCAGAAAACGGTACTTTATTCACAGATGGCTTGCTTGATGGTCATGATCTTCGGTTTGTCTCTCACCATAAATGTCAGTCTTGTCTATGTTGGACTTGCCATTACCGTGGCGTATACGGTCAGACTCTCTTTACAGTTGAAAGCAATCGCGGTGAGGGGCGGGATCACGCTGAAAGAATTCCTCGCGACACTAAGAGGGCCCTTTTTTGTCGCTATCATTATGGCTATGCCGGTTACCTTATTCGGTGACTCTACGCTTGAGGTTATTCCAACTGAATTATTGGCGCTTGCCCTCAAAGGTCTCGTACTTTTGGTGCTGTTCAAGGTGTTTCCCAGTTTTTTCTTTAGTCTTGCCTCTATAGATCTGCTGAGCAGATTTCATGCAGGACGGCAAGTTGTCCATATGTTGGGTATCTGAAGCATGCGCCCCCGCCTACAAAATTTAACCGTTTGCGAGGCTTCCTCGTGCTGACAGTCATTATTCTTTCGATAGCTGTCTTTGTTTTTGCGCTTGGTTCAATCGTTGCAATGAGCGCTGTGGCAGGCGCAGCTTCCCGCTGGCCAGGTCAAATGTTCAGCTATCTGATGTGGATGATAGTGATGGCAGGTGTGGGCGGTATCCTCGTTTCAGGGCGTATTCTCAGAATAGACGAAGAAGCTTTGGTTATGGGAGCAGTGGGCGAAGCTGGGGGCACGATAATTGCCAAATTGCTCCTCTCCGCTGTAATCGGGGTTTCCCTCGCTTTATGCGTGACATGGATATTGTTGTCGAGCAAAAGGAAGGCAGGGGGTAACCGTTTTGAACAAAGGAGACTGAATTCGCCAAATGATATCGTGATTGCGTTTATGGTGTTCTATATCGCGTTCAGCATTCTGCCGCTCATCTTTGGAAAGAGCCATCAATTTCACGTATCACTGTTTTATCCATTTTTCGTGTTTATCGCCTTATTTCTGTGGATGCGGTTGTCGAAGGTTGACCCGGTTATCGTGGCGAAGCAGTGCCTGGGATTTATTGTATTGACTAGTTTGGTCATGGCCGTGCTAATTCCCCAGCTGGCCGTTCAGCCCAGCTATGTAGGACTTATCCCCGGATTCAATTCGCGACTTTGGGGGTTAACGGCAGGAGCAAACTCTCTTGGATCAGTCGCTGGCACTCTTCTCGTGCTGGAGGCCGCCGAGCCATCCGCCAGGAGATGGCTCGGCAATGGAATTTTTTTCACTGCTGCCCTAGCCTTGGTTTTAACTCAATCCAAGACCTCCATTCTGGCAGCGTTCCTGGGGCTTTTGATCATTTTTGGATATCGACTGGTGACCGGGCTTCAAGGAAAAAGCTTGAACGGACGTAATGAAAATTTAATTTTAATTATTCTAATAGCGTTTTTTATTTTGTTTATCACGGCAGTCAGTGCGTGGGTGATGTTCTTTGATACAAGCGTCTTTACTTCACTTGAACGCAGCCTGGATTCGCGAGCGGTTAGCAAATTGGCAACGGCAAGCGGACGAACCTGGATATGGGAAGTTGCTTTGCGAGGAGGAATGGAGAATCCTCTGTTCGGACAGGGTTTAGGCTTCTGGAGCTTGGAGAATCGGCTTCGGTGGGGGCTGGGGGGTGCCGTACATGCCCATAATTTGTTTCTTGACGTGTTTGCCCGTTCTGGATTTGTGGGCTTGAGCACACTATTGGTTTTTCTCTATTTTGTTTTTCGCTACTCCGTACGCGCGACCCGGTACACGCATGGAGGCAGCATTGCGTTGGCAGTCATCTTTCTCGTTCGAGCGACGTTTGAAGTGCCACTTCAACCAAATGCCATTCTAGGAGCGGAATCCATGGCAATGTTGGCTTTTTTCCTCTATGTAATCGATAGAGGAGCCAAACAGCGCGACAAAGCCAATGAGCCCGTCCAAGTGCGGGCACATTTTTTAAGAGCAGGAAACTTCCGATGAAGAAACCCCGCGTTGTCCTGGTTGCCTTGCACTTTGCCGAATATGCTTTGAATTTGGCGCTCGCAGTAGCTGAAAGTCGAGAGGTGCTCCTTGTTCTGTATCGTGGTAACGCTGATCGCGAACTCGGCCCAGATTGGCTTAAGGGTATCCGTCATCCGTCCTTGATGCTACTGATACTGGATAGGCCGCGCTCCCCTCTGATGATTCTTGGCAACGCAAGACGGCTTGTACGCGCAATCCAGCAATTCAAGCCTGATGTAATTCATTATCAGGAAGATCCTCGCGATGAAGTAATTCTAGGACTGTATTTCCTACGTTCGATACCCATAGTACTTACCGTACACGATCCCACCCCCCATTCAGGGACAGATTCCAATCGTTTGCGCTATTCGCGCTTTAGGTTATACCTGCCCCTGATGAGGCGAGCTGCGGATATCGCCATTACCCACGGTGGTTTGCTTGCTGACAATTTGATCAAAGCGTTTCCTCATTTCAAAGATAAAGTCCAACCCATTCCACACGGTCCGCTAGGGCTTTTCAGCGGTACCCAACCATCACATCCCAGCGGGTTCCGCTTGCTGTTTTTCGGACGTATCTTCGAATATAAGGGGCTCAGTTATTTTGTCGACTCAGTCATAATGCTTCGAGACAAAGGCTACCCGGTGATTGGGGTAGTTGCGGGCTTCGGTACGGATCTAGCGCGGCATAGACAACGCATGGAAGAAGCCGGTTGTTTTGAAATTTTGGATAGATATATTGCCGCGAAAGAAGTCCCCGATCTGTTTCTCGACTCTTTTGCGGTAGTCCTTCCCTATGTTGATGGCACCCAAAGCGGCGTCGCGGCCATGGCATTAGGCTTTGCTCGACCTGTAGTAGCCAGCGCTGTGGGATCCATACCTGAACTAGTCAGAAATGGGGAAAACGGATTGCTTGTCCCCCCGTCGGATTCAATCGCTCTGTCCGAGGCAATCGAAACCCTTCTTAATGATACTCAGCTCTGGGAGCAATTGACCGCAGGAGCTCAGAGGCTAAGAGATCAGGAACTTTCTTGGGAATCCATTGCTGACAAAACAATTCGTGTTTATGAATTGGCTGGAAAAATGCGACTGGCCTCAACATAGTCTACACTGGAATTAGGCTATGCTAAGGGTTAAAGTAGTGAGACATGGTGATGCAGTGATGTCGGGCCGAGCATAAATTGCTGGCAGTGAAATATGTAGGAAACAATGGTTTGAGCGTCGAGATTGCAATCAGCAGATGGAGTATAAAACCGCGCGCAATGTTTGTGCTTTCGGTATCCACGCCTGTGTTGCGGACGGGATTCATCACGGAAACGAAGAATACCTTCGTCACTCACTATCAAATAATTTAATGGCTATCCATTATGTTTAGAAAACCTACATTACAGGCCCTTGCCGTTGCCAGTCTGCTCGCTCACACTCAGGTTGGATGTCAACAGCTACCTCCAGAGAAAATCGACAATCGAATGAGCGATTGGGCAGAGCCGACAGCCGCCGAACAGATTCCCGTCACGCCGGCGAATGGAGCCATAGTGAAACAGAACCCGCCGGATTTTGACTGGCGGCGCATAAACCTTTCCGCAGAGTACGTACTGGTGCTACAGCATGAAGGGGGAAAACGTTATGAGTGGCGGACTCCGCGGAATTGGTACTTGCCCTCCGCCAGTCTGCCGCCAGGTAAATACTCCTGGCAAGTTCGTCCGATTGGACCGGGAAGCGGAGTCGGCGAGAGCGCTTGGCGCCGATTCACAATATCCGAGGATGCGATACCATTCGTTGTACCGGATAACGAAGATTTGTTGCGGGAATTACGAAACAAACCCCGGCCTCGTAGTTTCGTGCGTGGTAAGGATGAAAGCAAGTCGCGTTCACTCGTGCAGAGTGAGCGAAGCAATGTAGTGGCCACCGTGAAAAATCAGGTGAAAAAAAAGATGGCTCAGCCCGCACTTGCCGCACCCCCGAAACTAGTTGACCGCAAAGTCGGCAAGGGGGCAGGCTGGGCGAATTCCTTATTTGCCATCCGAAACTATGTATCAGGAGAAGCGTATCAACTCAGGGCCACGGCTTTCCTCTGGCAGCTTAATCACGATCCGGCGCTGCTGGCAGAGGCATTGAGAACCGGCGATGCACTTGCTGCACTGGACCCGAACGGTCCTACAGGACATAAATCCCAGGATCAGGCATCCCGCGATATCGCAATTGGACTTGCCTCAGCCTTCGATTGGCTGGGAGATGCAGTACCCGCGGAATCCCAGCAGCTATGGCTAAAAGCCATCGCAGCGCGAGGCCAAGCAATCTATGACGACCTTCTGGGCGGGCAAAGGCGCTTCGAGTTGGCACGCTACGATTCGCACGGATGGACAAATCTGGGGTATCTCGCCGATCTTTCCGCGCTAATGGTTGGGACCCTACCGGTGGCTGATAACTGGTTTAATGATTCCTTCCGTTTTTATATTCATACCGTGAGCCCATGGGGGGGCGAGGAAGGAGGGTGGGCGAACAGTTCGGCTTACGCCATATGGTCGCTTAACTTGGGTATCATTCCGCGCTGGGACTCGATTCGGGCCGCGACGGGAATCAATATCTATAAGAAACCCTGGTCTCAGGGACTTCTCAAGTACTTTGTATATTTCGAGCCTCCCTCTTCACCCATCCAGCTTTTTGGGGATGGCGCAGAGATGCCTCCCGACTTCAGCCAGATTAAGGGCTACGCTTCGCGGCAGGATAGTCCGCTGGCCGCGTGGTACTTTCTCAATATTGATAAAAGAGAATATCCCCTACAGGTCTTGGAAGCCCCGATTCCTCTTCCGGTGGAAGGAATCAAACCTGAGCCACCTCGAGCAAATTCAATCGCTTTTCACGATATAGGATGGGTGGCGATGCATAGCGCAATAGTCGATCCATTGAGAACATCCGTTTATTTCCGGTCAAGCCCATACGCGGCGTTTGGCCACAGCCACGCCGATAACAATTCTTTTGTCCTCGTATCCAGAGATGAGCCATTGCTGATCGCTAGCGGATACTACGACTGGGAAGGTTCTCCTCACTGGAAACAATGGTATTGGCAAACCAAGGCTCACAATGCCATCACTTTTGATGGAGGAAAAGGTCAAGCAGAGAAAACAGGTTCGGGAAAGATGACTGCAAAGGGACAATTGACGGAATTCCAGAGTAACGGGAAAGTGGATTTCACGGAAGGAGATGCAACCCCGGCCTATGAGGGTGCCTTGCAACAGGCTAGAAGGCGTCTGTGGTACTTGCGGAATAAAAATGTGCTCATCATCCATGATTCCTTGCGCTCTGCCACTCCACGTCAGTTCGAGTGGAATATACATGCTCTCAACCCATTCGAGATCAAGGAACCGGGATCAATCGAGGTCAAGCAGAAGGCCGCGCGCGCCTGTATCAACATGCTGCAGCCGCACGCCATTGAATTCGCGCAGAACAACAGATTTGACGCTCCTCCTCAAATACCTCCCTCGCGAAATGAAAATGACCAAGGTGGTGCACGCACGACCAATGATCAGTGGCATGGACGTTTCCAGACGAAAGAGCGAATGGCTGCCGTAGAGTTTCTGGCCGTAGTGGATATAGACTGTAAGAATATTCCGATAGAGATGGGAAATTTTGAAAGTAATCGGAAGATCAAGGTGGGGGACGAGAGCATTCATGTTGCCCGATAAAGCAAGCAGTGTGAGCTACTGT contains the following coding sequences:
- a CDS encoding VanZ family protein, which produces MFSQYLSSRYLRTASMLLVLGILTGLFAGGAHPVAVNLVPSPWDKLVHAVIFAVLTGAIGGAASGIPGWRRVGLAFLGATLIGLFDECHQMYLPGRKPGWDDFAADVTGSLIGIALLRAEWRRRN
- a CDS encoding glycosyltransferase family 4 protein, with the protein product MKKPRVVLVALHFAEYALNLALAVAESREVLLVLYRGNADRELGPDWLKGIRHPSLMLLILDRPRSPLMILGNARRLVRAIQQFKPDVIHYQEDPRDEVILGLYFLRSIPIVLTVHDPTPHSGTDSNRLRYSRFRLYLPLMRRAADIAITHGGLLADNLIKAFPHFKDKVQPIPHGPLGLFSGTQPSHPSGFRLLFFGRIFEYKGLSYFVDSVIMLRDKGYPVIGVVAGFGTDLARHRQRMEEAGCFEILDRYIAAKEVPDLFLDSFAVVLPYVDGTQSGVAAMALGFARPVVASAVGSIPELVRNGENGLLVPPSDSIALSEAIETLLNDTQLWEQLTAGAQRLRDQELSWESIADKTIRVYELAGKMRLAST
- a CDS encoding heparinase II/III domain-containing protein, with the translated sequence MSDWAEPTAAEQIPVTPANGAIVKQNPPDFDWRRINLSAEYVLVLQHEGGKRYEWRTPRNWYLPSASLPPGKYSWQVRPIGPGSGVGESAWRRFTISEDAIPFVVPDNEDLLRELRNKPRPRSFVRGKDESKSRSLVQSERSNVVATVKNQVKKKMAQPALAAPPKLVDRKVGKGAGWANSLFAIRNYVSGEAYQLRATAFLWQLNHDPALLAEALRTGDALAALDPNGPTGHKSQDQASRDIAIGLASAFDWLGDAVPAESQQLWLKAIAARGQAIYDDLLGGQRRFELARYDSHGWTNLGYLADLSALMVGTLPVADNWFNDSFRFYIHTVSPWGGEEGGWANSSAYAIWSLNLGIIPRWDSIRAATGINIYKKPWSQGLLKYFVYFEPPSSPIQLFGDGAEMPPDFSQIKGYASRQDSPLAAWYFLNIDKREYPLQVLEAPIPLPVEGIKPEPPRANSIAFHDIGWVAMHSAIVDPLRTSVYFRSSPYAAFGHSHADNNSFVLVSRDEPLLIASGYYDWEGSPHWKQWYWQTKAHNAITFDGGKGQAEKTGSGKMTAKGQLTEFQSNGKVDFTEGDATPAYEGALQQARRRLWYLRNKNVLIIHDSLRSATPRQFEWNIHALNPFEIKEPGSIEVKQKAARACINMLQPHAIEFAQNNRFDAPPQIPPSRNENDQGGARTTNDQWHGRFQTKERMAAVEFLAVVDIDCKNIPIEMGNFESNRKIKVGDESIHVAR
- the epsI gene encoding exosortase-associated protein EpsI, B-type codes for the protein MNPWLRNCLLLVLMLAASGLALALKPTQKIADQGPAVDLEKIIPKEFGDWREEQHNFIQMVDPQQKELIERIYTQTLSRTYANSNGYRIMLAIAYGDDQRDSMQTHYPEVCYPAQGFELISREKGSVVSPTGSIPVVQLVTSLEKHRIEPVTYWVMIGDMPIVQGWKKKLAEMQYGLRGLIPDGLLFRVSSIDEDNRHAFEMHQAFINDILAAMPVIQRKRFSGT
- the epsF gene encoding chain length determinant protein EpsF; its protein translation is MTLQQFLLILRARYKVVLYILLFTVIATLVVSLLLPKQYTAGTAVVVDIKSPDPVAGMVLPGLTSPTYMATQVDVINSDRVAERVVKMLRLDESPVVKEQWEEDGSKGELTTWLANLLKRKLDVKPSRESNVIYIEYTGNDPNFAAAVANAFAQAYIDVNLDLKVAPARQYAHWFKGQTAAARDELERAKAALSAYQQETGLVATEERLDYEVAKLNELSSQLTLIQAQTSDSSSKRKAAEDPDTLAEVIQSPLINSLKSDIARLDAKLQESSAYLGPNHPQTKRTQSELASLRGKLSAETRKIHSSIGTSYEVGKRKEQELLEAMERQKGRVLELNRQRDQMSVLQGDVEAAQRNFEGISQRSALTRLESLSVQTNITPLNPASVPSEPSSPKLLLNTLISIFLGTLLGVSAALVMELMNRRVRSVEDIVEAIEIPVLAVMSGPSRNKLSSRLPKLPNPETS
- the xrtB gene encoding exosortase B, coding for MIINSSIIFNRKNPPAEPRNLMLIWLPIIAGLIVLYLPSLVDLFRGVWSTDQQAHGPIVLSIACWLIYRKWPEMWHQSESEPSAPAAGWPIFIFGLILYVIGRSQEILLFEIGSVIWLLAAIVLLMRGSRALKVQWFPLFFMLFMIPLPSAFVDALTMPMKMAVSYVAETILFWFNYPIARTGVILQIGQYKLLVADACAGLHTLFTLEALGLLYLNLVRHDSLFRNVALAIFIVPISFTANVIRVMVLTLITYHFGDEAGQGFLHGFAGMVLFLSALLLIIGVDSLLQMAVRLRVRSNALGDA
- a CDS encoding O-antigen ligase family protein — protein: MLTVIILSIAVFVFALGSIVAMSAVAGAASRWPGQMFSYLMWMIVMAGVGGILVSGRILRIDEEALVMGAVGEAGGTIIAKLLLSAVIGVSLALCVTWILLSSKRKAGGNRFEQRRLNSPNDIVIAFMVFYIAFSILPLIFGKSHQFHVSLFYPFFVFIALFLWMRLSKVDPVIVAKQCLGFIVLTSLVMAVLIPQLAVQPSYVGLIPGFNSRLWGLTAGANSLGSVAGTLLVLEAAEPSARRWLGNGIFFTAALALVLTQSKTSILAAFLGLLIIFGYRLVTGLQGKSLNGRNENLILIILIAFFILFITAVSAWVMFFDTSVFTSLERSLDSRAVSKLATASGRTWIWEVALRGGMENPLFGQGLGFWSLENRLRWGLGGAVHAHNLFLDVFARSGFVGLSTLLVFLYFVFRYSVRATRYTHGGSIALAVIFLVRATFEVPLQPNAILGAESMAMLAFFLYVIDRGAKQRDKANEPVQVRAHFLRAGNFR
- the epsG gene encoding chain length determinant protein tyrosine kinase EpsG; the protein is MNPVSASLPAIKRSQNSNSRESFFAGRTQIIGNSSSIGAILVNAGRLSEENVTRILEAQVQQQNHFGEAAICLGLLTEDDVRFALSRQFNNLYLPAGDSSLSHHLIAAYKPFSPVVEHLRSLRSQLMLRWFEPDTDRNVLAIVSPGLGEGRSFIAANLAIVFSQLGKSTLLIDANLRAPRQQEFFKVNTGGGLSSYLAGRAGLESIVRIPSLLGLSVLPAGAVPPNPQELIGRPVFADLLQSVGCEFDVVIVDTPSASEYGEAQIIATEASAALIVLRKNHTSLSRTVDLARRFQQTGAAVVGSVLNDF
- a CDS encoding oligosaccharide flippase family protein; its protein translation is MSLAVKSLSAVKSSYAGTIIRIGAQFGAQILIMRQLDPELVGAFGYVLLLHGILALIIDQGYGWSLIQGHFNDKREIAIVFSRIMLLSFIGMLCVFAISYPAADYLENELVGSMFRYSAPSCLFIGFFSISQAALRAELRFREIQIATTGAYLIAYPIVGVTMALGGFGVWSLVAAWYVHYILQVVIGHYYSPHSLKLANPFLPTKSGPMGRQVAGINVLNWAVDNTGGVFIGGLGASALGNFNAAMMLARTPALHAVQTLQSILFSTASAIGADQQRIKRLYLAVLAAVSFIVFPTYGYTFTHAELVIKIVFGSKWLDAADIFSALSIGMIAFSLSLLSGAILTATGDQKTVLYSQMACLMVMIFGLSLTINVSLVYVGLAITVAYTVRLSLQLKAIAVRGGITLKEFLATLRGPFFVAIIMAMPVTLFGDSTLEVIPTELLALALKGLVLLVLFKVFPSFFFSLASIDLLSRFHAGRQVVHMLGI